A window of the Euzebya pacifica genome harbors these coding sequences:
- a CDS encoding FitA-like ribbon-helix-helix domain-containing protein, whose translation MPSITIRDVPEDARNELAARAASSGRSLQEYLLAQLIELARRPSPDVLMARVRERKRVTGSTLEPDVILSHRDADRR comes from the coding sequence ATGCCGTCGATCACCATACGGGACGTACCCGAGGACGCTCGCAACGAGCTGGCGGCTCGGGCTGCCTCGAGCGGACGATCGCTGCAGGAGTACCTGCTGGCGCAGCTCATCGAGCTCGCCCGCCGGCCATCCCCTGACGTGCTGATGGCCAGGGTGCGCGAACGCAAACGGGTGACGGGCAGCACGCTGGAACCCGACGTCATCCTCTCCCACCGGGATGCGGACAGGCGGTGA
- a CDS encoding type II toxin-antitoxin system VapC family toxin, with protein MTAVPDASVVVAALVDGGPVGAWAESVLADNQLAAPHLLLVEVANILRRTSLAAQLSQDAADLAHADLLDLRVALFDYETVADRIWQLRHNVTTYDAWYVAVAERLDAPLVTLDRRLSTAAGPTCTFVLPPAA; from the coding sequence GTGACCGCGGTGCCGGACGCCAGCGTCGTCGTGGCTGCGCTCGTGGATGGCGGCCCGGTTGGCGCCTGGGCAGAGTCGGTCCTGGCCGACAACCAGCTGGCCGCCCCCCACCTGCTGCTGGTCGAGGTCGCCAACATCCTCCGACGGACCAGCCTCGCCGCACAGCTGTCGCAGGATGCCGCAGACCTGGCCCACGCTGACCTGCTGGATCTCCGCGTGGCCCTGTTCGACTACGAGACCGTCGCCGACCGCATCTGGCAGCTGCGTCACAACGTCACCACGTACGACGCCTGGTATGTCGCCGTCGCCGAGCGGCTCGACGCCCCACTCGTCACCCTGGACCGCCGACTCAGCACCGCGGCAGGACCGACCTGCACCTTCGTTCTGCCGCCAGCGGCCTGA